Proteins encoded within one genomic window of Cucumis sativus cultivar 9930 chromosome 3, Cucumber_9930_V3, whole genome shotgun sequence:
- the LOC101217886 gene encoding filament-like plant protein 4 isoform X1: MPLQPGMDRRGWPWKKKSSEKAAEKANASESAGTQGDQDGYKKPSYVQISVETYSHLTGLEDQVKTRDEQIQTLEGEIKDLNEKLSAAQSEMTTKDNLVKQHAKVAEEAVSGWEKAEAEALALKNHLETVTLSKLTAEDRASHLDGALKECMRQIRNLKEEHEHKLQDVIFTKTKQWDKVKHELESKMADLDQELLRSAAESAALSRSLQERSNMLIKISEEKSQAEAEIELLKGNIESCEREINSLKYELHIVSKELEIRNEEKNMSMRSAEAANKQHMEGVKKITKLEAECQRLRGLVRKKLPGPAALAQMKLEVESLGREYGDTRVRKSPSRPPTPHMLSVPDFSLDNALKFQKENDFLTERMLAMEEETKMLKEALAKRNSELQTSRSMCAKTATKLQNLEAQLQNGNHQRSSPKSVVQYTADGFSCQNTSHPPSLTSMSEDGNEDGQSCADTLSIAATSDISHFREKKNEKLSKTESGSHLGLMDDFLEMEKLACQSNDSNEAILASNSTNNKDSEVVVHQESNGIQSEQHLDSSPSTEVVSSSVDLSTECADSNGLPLLKLRSRISMIFESISKDADTGKILEDIKCIVQDAHDALQQPTINCVSCVSEVQSPDTTCDRQANPDDAGLGVEREIAFSQPVAHNQPMSQELEAAISQIHEFVLFLGKEASRVHDTISPDGHGLGQKVEEFSSTFNKIVHANTSLVDFVVILSHVLSEASELRFSFIGCKDTDGDTNSPDCIDKVALPEHKVVQNDSIDERYTNGCSHISSPTSDLEVPYDGNLVSSYESNSRLPKFSSEDIEELKLAKENLSKDLARCTEDLEAAKRKLQETEQLLAESRSQLAFAQKSNSLSETQLKCMAESYRSLEARAEDLETELNLLRAKSETLENDLQDEKRNHHEALSKCQELQEQLQRNEVCCAICSSAIDGDPQKSQEIELTAAAEKLAECQETIFLLSKQLKSLRPQPDFSGSPFSERSHRGEEFIEDEPSKSGTNLLDLDRSEMDTATSTMTQIVGAESPCSASDGEGGSFLRSPINSKHPKHRPTKSSSSSSSSAPTPEKQTRGFSRFFSSKGKNNSH, from the exons ATGCCATTACAA CCTGGAATGGACCGACGAGGTTGGCCCTGGAAGAAGAAATCATCTGAGAAGGCAGCAGAGAAGGCCAATGCATCGGAGTCGGCTGGAACTCAGGGTGATCAG GATGGTTATAAGAAACCAAGTTATGTTCAAATCTCTGTTGAGACGTATTCACATCTTACTGGTTTGGAGGATCAAGTAAAAACACGCGACGAACAAATCCAGACACTGGAGGGTGAGattaaagatttgaatgaGAAACTGTCAGCTGCACAGTCGGAGATGACTACTAAGGACAACCTAGTGAAACAGCATGCTAAAGTTGCTGAAGAAGCTGTCTCAG GTTGGGAGAAAGCTGAAGCAGAAGCTCTGGCATTAAAAAATCACTTAGAGACTGTGACACTGTCCAAGCTCACTGCTGAAGATCGGGCATCACATTTGGATGGTGCTCTGAAGGAATGCATGAGACAgataagaaatttgaaagaagaacaTGAACATAAATTGCAAGACGTTATTTTCACCAAAACTAAGCAGTGGGACAAAGTTAAACATGAGTTGGAATCGAAAATGGCAGACTTAGACCAAGAGCTTCTTAGGTCTGCTGCTGAAAGTGCTGCACTGTCAAGGTCATTACAAGAACGTTCCAACATGCTGATTAAAATAAGCGAAGAAAAGTCACAGGCTGAGGCTGAGATTGAGTTGCTAAAGGGCAACATTGAATCGTgtgaaagagaaataaattcaCTTAAATATGAATTACATATAGTTTCCAAGGAGCTAGAAATAcgtaatgaagaaaaaaatatgagtaTGAGGTCTGCTGAAGCAGCCAACAAGCAGCACATGGAAGGTgttaagaaaataacaaaactggAAGCAGAATGCCAAAGATTACGTGGTCTTGTGCGGAAGAAATTGCCTGGTCCTGCTGCACTTGCTCAAATGAAGCTGGAGGTTGAAAGTTTAGGCAGGGAATATGGCGATACTCGAGTAAGGAAGTCACCTAGTAGGCCTCCAACTCCACATATGTTATCTGTGCCTGACTTTTCTCTTGATAATGCACTGAAATtccaaaaggaaaatgatttcCTCACAGAACGAATGTTAGCCATGGAGGAGGAAACGAAGATGCTTAAAGAGGCTTTGGCAAAGCGTAATAGTGAACTGCAGACTTCCAGGAGTATGTGTGCCAAGACAGCTactaaacttcaaaatttagagGCTCAACTCCAAAATGGAAATCACCAAAGAAGCTCCCCCAAGTCTGTTGTTCAGTATACTGCTGATGGCTTTTCATGCCAAAACACAAGCCATCCTCCCAGCTTGACCTCTATGTCTGAAGATGGAAATGAGGATGGCCAGAGTTGTGCAGATACTCTATCCATAGCGGCAACCTCTGACATTTCCCATtttagggagaagaaaaatgagaaattaagTAAAACTGAAAGTGGAAGTCACTTGGGACTCATGGATGACTTTCtggaaatggaaaaattgGCATGCCAATCAAATGACTCAAATGAAGCCATCCTTGCTTCGAATAGTACAAACAATAAGGACTCTGAAGTTGTTGTGCACCAGGAGTCCAATGGTATCCAGTCTGAACAGCATCTGGATTCAAGTCCATCTACAGAGGTTGTATCTTCTAGTGTTGATTTGTCAACAGAGTGTGCTGATTCCAATGGACTGCCTCTGTTGAAACTCCGATCAAGAATATCTATGATTTTTGAGTCTATTTCAAAGGATGCGGATACTGGAAAAATTTTGGAGGACATAAAATGCATTGTGCAAGATGCTCATGATGCACTTCAGCAACCCACAATCAATTGTGTGAGTTGTGTTTCTGAAGTGCAAAGTCCTGATACCACATGTGATAGGCAAGCCAATCCTGATGATGCTGGGTTAGGAGTAGAAAGAGAAATTGCTTTCTCCCAGCCTGTTGCACACAATCAGCCTATGAGCCAAGAGCTGGAAGCTGCCATCTCTCAAATTCATGAATTTGTGCTGTTCCTTGGGAAAGAAGCTTCCAGAGTTCATGATACAATATCTCCAGATGGGCATGGACTGGGTCAAAAAGTTGAGGAATTCTCATCCACCTTTAACAAAATTGTGCATGCCAACACAAGTTTGGTGGACTTCGTTGTTATTCTATCTCATGTTTTATCTGAAGCCAGTGAACTCAGATTTAGTTTCATTGGATGCAAGGATACTGATGGAGATACTAATAGTCCTGATTGCATAGATAAGGTTGCTTTACCAGAACACAAGGTTGTCCAAAATGATTCAATAGATGAAAGATATACAAACGGTTGTTCCCATATTTCAAGTCCAACTTCTGATCTAGAAGTTCCTTATGATGGAAATCTAGTCTCTAGCTATGAATCAAATTCCAGATTACCCAAATTCTCATCAGAAGACATTGAAGAGCTAAAATTAGCGAAGGAGAACCTGTCAAAGGACTTGGCAAGATGTACAGAGGATCTTGAGGCAGCAAAACGGAAACTGCAGGAAACAGAGCAGCTGCTAGCCGAATCTAGATCACAGTTAGCTTTTGCTCAAAAGTCGAACAGCTTATCGGAAACACAGCTGAAATGTATGGCAGAATCATACAGGTCCCTTGAAGCGCGTGCAGAGGATTTGGAAACTGAACTAAATCTTTTGCGAGCTAAATCTGAAACTTTGGAGAATGATCTTCAAGATGAGAAGAGGAATCATCACGAAGCTTTGTCCAAGTGCCAGGAGCTGCAAGAGCAACTACAAAG GAATGAGGTTTGCTGCGCTATTTGTTCTTCAGCTATTGATGGCGATCCCCAGAAAAGTCAG GAGATAGAGTTGACTGCTGCGGCAGAGAAGTTGGCAGAATGTCaagaaacaatttttcttcttagcAAGCAATTGAAATCTCTGCGACCCCAACCAGATTTCTCCGGATCTCCATTCAGTGAGAGAAGTCATAGAGGTGAGGAGTTCATCGAAGACGAACCATCTAAAAGTGGCACCAATCTTCTCGACCTTGATCGGTCTGAAATGGATACTGCCACTTCTACAATGACACAAATAGTTGGTGCAGAATCCCCTTGCAGTGCTTCGGACGGTGAAGGAGGAAGCTTCTTGAGATCACccatcaattcaaaacatccaaaacACAGGCCAACAAAATCAAgctcctcttcttcctcctcgGCCCCAACTCCAGAGAAACAAACTCGAGGATTTAGTCGATTCTTCTCCTCGAAAGGAAAGAACAACAGTCATTAG
- the LOC101217886 gene encoding filament-like plant protein 4 isoform X2, which produces MDRRGWPWKKKSSEKAAEKANASESAGTQGDQDGYKKPSYVQISVETYSHLTGLEDQVKTRDEQIQTLEGEIKDLNEKLSAAQSEMTTKDNLVKQHAKVAEEAVSGWEKAEAEALALKNHLETVTLSKLTAEDRASHLDGALKECMRQIRNLKEEHEHKLQDVIFTKTKQWDKVKHELESKMADLDQELLRSAAESAALSRSLQERSNMLIKISEEKSQAEAEIELLKGNIESCEREINSLKYELHIVSKELEIRNEEKNMSMRSAEAANKQHMEGVKKITKLEAECQRLRGLVRKKLPGPAALAQMKLEVESLGREYGDTRVRKSPSRPPTPHMLSVPDFSLDNALKFQKENDFLTERMLAMEEETKMLKEALAKRNSELQTSRSMCAKTATKLQNLEAQLQNGNHQRSSPKSVVQYTADGFSCQNTSHPPSLTSMSEDGNEDGQSCADTLSIAATSDISHFREKKNEKLSKTESGSHLGLMDDFLEMEKLACQSNDSNEAILASNSTNNKDSEVVVHQESNGIQSEQHLDSSPSTEVVSSSVDLSTECADSNGLPLLKLRSRISMIFESISKDADTGKILEDIKCIVQDAHDALQQPTINCVSCVSEVQSPDTTCDRQANPDDAGLGVEREIAFSQPVAHNQPMSQELEAAISQIHEFVLFLGKEASRVHDTISPDGHGLGQKVEEFSSTFNKIVHANTSLVDFVVILSHVLSEASELRFSFIGCKDTDGDTNSPDCIDKVALPEHKVVQNDSIDERYTNGCSHISSPTSDLEVPYDGNLVSSYESNSRLPKFSSEDIEELKLAKENLSKDLARCTEDLEAAKRKLQETEQLLAESRSQLAFAQKSNSLSETQLKCMAESYRSLEARAEDLETELNLLRAKSETLENDLQDEKRNHHEALSKCQELQEQLQRNEVCCAICSSAIDGDPQKSQEIELTAAAEKLAECQETIFLLSKQLKSLRPQPDFSGSPFSERSHRGEEFIEDEPSKSGTNLLDLDRSEMDTATSTMTQIVGAESPCSASDGEGGSFLRSPINSKHPKHRPTKSSSSSSSSAPTPEKQTRGFSRFFSSKGKNNSH; this is translated from the exons ATGGACCGACGAGGTTGGCCCTGGAAGAAGAAATCATCTGAGAAGGCAGCAGAGAAGGCCAATGCATCGGAGTCGGCTGGAACTCAGGGTGATCAG GATGGTTATAAGAAACCAAGTTATGTTCAAATCTCTGTTGAGACGTATTCACATCTTACTGGTTTGGAGGATCAAGTAAAAACACGCGACGAACAAATCCAGACACTGGAGGGTGAGattaaagatttgaatgaGAAACTGTCAGCTGCACAGTCGGAGATGACTACTAAGGACAACCTAGTGAAACAGCATGCTAAAGTTGCTGAAGAAGCTGTCTCAG GTTGGGAGAAAGCTGAAGCAGAAGCTCTGGCATTAAAAAATCACTTAGAGACTGTGACACTGTCCAAGCTCACTGCTGAAGATCGGGCATCACATTTGGATGGTGCTCTGAAGGAATGCATGAGACAgataagaaatttgaaagaagaacaTGAACATAAATTGCAAGACGTTATTTTCACCAAAACTAAGCAGTGGGACAAAGTTAAACATGAGTTGGAATCGAAAATGGCAGACTTAGACCAAGAGCTTCTTAGGTCTGCTGCTGAAAGTGCTGCACTGTCAAGGTCATTACAAGAACGTTCCAACATGCTGATTAAAATAAGCGAAGAAAAGTCACAGGCTGAGGCTGAGATTGAGTTGCTAAAGGGCAACATTGAATCGTgtgaaagagaaataaattcaCTTAAATATGAATTACATATAGTTTCCAAGGAGCTAGAAATAcgtaatgaagaaaaaaatatgagtaTGAGGTCTGCTGAAGCAGCCAACAAGCAGCACATGGAAGGTgttaagaaaataacaaaactggAAGCAGAATGCCAAAGATTACGTGGTCTTGTGCGGAAGAAATTGCCTGGTCCTGCTGCACTTGCTCAAATGAAGCTGGAGGTTGAAAGTTTAGGCAGGGAATATGGCGATACTCGAGTAAGGAAGTCACCTAGTAGGCCTCCAACTCCACATATGTTATCTGTGCCTGACTTTTCTCTTGATAATGCACTGAAATtccaaaaggaaaatgatttcCTCACAGAACGAATGTTAGCCATGGAGGAGGAAACGAAGATGCTTAAAGAGGCTTTGGCAAAGCGTAATAGTGAACTGCAGACTTCCAGGAGTATGTGTGCCAAGACAGCTactaaacttcaaaatttagagGCTCAACTCCAAAATGGAAATCACCAAAGAAGCTCCCCCAAGTCTGTTGTTCAGTATACTGCTGATGGCTTTTCATGCCAAAACACAAGCCATCCTCCCAGCTTGACCTCTATGTCTGAAGATGGAAATGAGGATGGCCAGAGTTGTGCAGATACTCTATCCATAGCGGCAACCTCTGACATTTCCCATtttagggagaagaaaaatgagaaattaagTAAAACTGAAAGTGGAAGTCACTTGGGACTCATGGATGACTTTCtggaaatggaaaaattgGCATGCCAATCAAATGACTCAAATGAAGCCATCCTTGCTTCGAATAGTACAAACAATAAGGACTCTGAAGTTGTTGTGCACCAGGAGTCCAATGGTATCCAGTCTGAACAGCATCTGGATTCAAGTCCATCTACAGAGGTTGTATCTTCTAGTGTTGATTTGTCAACAGAGTGTGCTGATTCCAATGGACTGCCTCTGTTGAAACTCCGATCAAGAATATCTATGATTTTTGAGTCTATTTCAAAGGATGCGGATACTGGAAAAATTTTGGAGGACATAAAATGCATTGTGCAAGATGCTCATGATGCACTTCAGCAACCCACAATCAATTGTGTGAGTTGTGTTTCTGAAGTGCAAAGTCCTGATACCACATGTGATAGGCAAGCCAATCCTGATGATGCTGGGTTAGGAGTAGAAAGAGAAATTGCTTTCTCCCAGCCTGTTGCACACAATCAGCCTATGAGCCAAGAGCTGGAAGCTGCCATCTCTCAAATTCATGAATTTGTGCTGTTCCTTGGGAAAGAAGCTTCCAGAGTTCATGATACAATATCTCCAGATGGGCATGGACTGGGTCAAAAAGTTGAGGAATTCTCATCCACCTTTAACAAAATTGTGCATGCCAACACAAGTTTGGTGGACTTCGTTGTTATTCTATCTCATGTTTTATCTGAAGCCAGTGAACTCAGATTTAGTTTCATTGGATGCAAGGATACTGATGGAGATACTAATAGTCCTGATTGCATAGATAAGGTTGCTTTACCAGAACACAAGGTTGTCCAAAATGATTCAATAGATGAAAGATATACAAACGGTTGTTCCCATATTTCAAGTCCAACTTCTGATCTAGAAGTTCCTTATGATGGAAATCTAGTCTCTAGCTATGAATCAAATTCCAGATTACCCAAATTCTCATCAGAAGACATTGAAGAGCTAAAATTAGCGAAGGAGAACCTGTCAAAGGACTTGGCAAGATGTACAGAGGATCTTGAGGCAGCAAAACGGAAACTGCAGGAAACAGAGCAGCTGCTAGCCGAATCTAGATCACAGTTAGCTTTTGCTCAAAAGTCGAACAGCTTATCGGAAACACAGCTGAAATGTATGGCAGAATCATACAGGTCCCTTGAAGCGCGTGCAGAGGATTTGGAAACTGAACTAAATCTTTTGCGAGCTAAATCTGAAACTTTGGAGAATGATCTTCAAGATGAGAAGAGGAATCATCACGAAGCTTTGTCCAAGTGCCAGGAGCTGCAAGAGCAACTACAAAG GAATGAGGTTTGCTGCGCTATTTGTTCTTCAGCTATTGATGGCGATCCCCAGAAAAGTCAG GAGATAGAGTTGACTGCTGCGGCAGAGAAGTTGGCAGAATGTCaagaaacaatttttcttcttagcAAGCAATTGAAATCTCTGCGACCCCAACCAGATTTCTCCGGATCTCCATTCAGTGAGAGAAGTCATAGAGGTGAGGAGTTCATCGAAGACGAACCATCTAAAAGTGGCACCAATCTTCTCGACCTTGATCGGTCTGAAATGGATACTGCCACTTCTACAATGACACAAATAGTTGGTGCAGAATCCCCTTGCAGTGCTTCGGACGGTGAAGGAGGAAGCTTCTTGAGATCACccatcaattcaaaacatccaaaacACAGGCCAACAAAATCAAgctcctcttcttcctcctcgGCCCCAACTCCAGAGAAACAAACTCGAGGATTTAGTCGATTCTTCTCCTCGAAAGGAAAGAACAACAGTCATTAG
- the LOC101217643 gene encoding auxin-responsive protein SAUR50, with protein MAITKTTKSPQTAVLKHLLKRCSSLGRNKPHYDQPGLPFDVPKGHFVVYVGQHRTRHIVPIKFLDHPPFQILLQQAAEEFGFDHDRGLTIPCDEQVFLALTSSLLTQL; from the coding sequence ATGGCGATCACAAAGACCACCAAAAGCCCACAAACGGCGGTGCTGAAACACCTACTGAAACGCTGCTCCAGCTTAGGCAGAAATAAGCCCCATTACGACCAACCTGGTCTCCCTTTCGACGTCCCCAAAGGCCATTTTGTTGTCTACGTTGGTCAACACCGAACCAGACACATTGTCCCCATCAAATTTCTCGACCATCCTCCTTTCCAAATCTTGCTCCAACAAGCCGCTGAAGAATTTGGGTTCGATCATGACAGAGGCCTCACTATTCCTTGCGATGAACAAGTCTTTCTAGCCTTAACTTCTTCCCTTCTTACTCAACTTTAA